The genome window CCCTGGGCCTTGTGGGGGATGTGACAGTGCTCGCATGTCGGAACGTCCGCGGTGCCCATGTCGTGGGCGGTGCCGTAGATGTCACCCTTCCCCGCCTGGCCGACCCCAACGATGAGCAGGGCCGCGGCCGCCGCCGCCAGCGCTACTGCCAGAGGGATTAGCTTCCTGTTCATGACATACCTCCCGCCTAGTATTTCCCGACTAGGTTGCATTGCGTGACCATTCTCACACAGGGGAAAGCGGCGGGTCATAAATTGTCGTGAAAAAGTGGTCTTCCCGCAGGTAGAGAACCGTTCACCTTTGGGTGAGCGCATCCCGGACGCGCCGCCCCGGCGTTTCGCAGCCGTGCGCTTCGCCGTTCGAAGGGCCGCCGTTCCGCAGGCAGTAGCCGTCGCCGTAGTGGGTGATGATGTATTGTGGGTGTCTTGGGTCGACCTCGATCTTGCGACGGAGCCGGTAGACGTAAGTCTTCAGGTACTGTGGCTCGTCGTGGTACTCTTCGCCCCATATGCTGGTCAGCAGGGCCTTGTGACTGACCACCTGCCCCGGGTGCCGCGCCAGCTCCTCGATAATGCGGTACTCCTTAGCGGTCAGGTAGAGCTTTTTCCCCTTCAGTGTCACCTGTCTTCGGACGAAGTCAACCGTCAGGTCGCCGCAGTGAAAGACATCCGGGCGGTCGCCGCCGTTCGCTCCGCCGGCGCGGCGCAGCAGGGCGTCGACGCGGGCCATCAGCGTCCGGTAGCCGAAGGGCTTGGTGATGTAGTCATCGGCGCCCGATTCCAGCCCCTGCACCACGTCCTCTTCGCGGTCCCTGGCGGTGAGATGGATGATGGGCGCCGAAGTCCGCGCCCGGATGTGACGGCACACCTCGAAGCCCTCCATATCGGGCAGCATGACGTCGAGCACGATGAGGTCCGGCCGTTCCTTCTCCACCATCGCCAGCCCCTCCGTGCCTGTGACGGCG of Dehalococcoidia bacterium contains these proteins:
- a CDS encoding response regulator transcription factor, which encodes MKILLVDDEKEFLKVLEVAFQVYRPGYRLITAVTGTEGLAMVEKERPDLIVLDVMLPDMEGFEVCRHIRARTSAPIIHLTARDREEDVVQGLESGADDYITKPFGYRTLMARVDALLRRAGGANGGDRPDVFHCGDLTVDFVRRQVTLKGKKLYLTAKEYRIIEELARHPGQVVSHKALLTSIWGEEYHDEPQYLKTYVYRLRRKIEVDPRHPQYIITHYGDGYCLRNGGPSNGEAHGCETPGRRVRDALTQR